From the Comamonas antarctica genome, the window CCGAGGCGGTCCGCGCAGCGGTGGTTTGACGCGATTCAAGCACTGGCATCAGCTCCCGTGGAGGAAAGCACCAGCGGGCAGTGGGCGAATCGGCTGGCTCGCGCGGCAGCTGGATGTCAAAGCGGCTGTCGGCCCTACCAGTTGTACTTTGCCCCGACACGCAAGCTCGTGGCCCGGAAGTTTTGATCGCCCCACTGGTAACCCACGTTGCCCCAGGCTGTCCAGCCTTTGCTGAGGTCCGCGTTCAATCCGAGTTTGGCTTCATACCGCTCGCGCGGATACAAGTCATTGACTTCGATGGCATTGAAGGCCATCTGGTTGTGCATCTTGTCATGCCACCAGTTCAGCGTGAGATAGGGCTGCGTTTTACGCCCTGATTCACTGACCCAGGTACGGTGCAGCCGAACGCCAAGCCGGGCAATCCAGCCGCTGCCGCGGCTACCGCTGACCTTGGTACCGTTGGGCTCGGCAATCTCGTCTTCGCTGTATTTGACATAGATGACTTGCGCTTGCGGCTCCACCACCCAGTCGTTGCGCAGTTTGGCGGCATAACCGGCTTCACCTGAAAGGCTCAGCGAATCGGCGTTGTATTTCACCTCGGGCAAGGTGTCGCCGCGCACCGCGTTCTTGTACCAGCCATACAAGCCCCAGACATCGGTATACCAGCCCAGTTTGTCTTCATCGTTCTGGTACCAGGTGCCGTAAAGCCCCACGCTCCAGCCCTTGGTTTCGCCTTGGGCACGGGCGGGATTCAAAGCCGCGCTGGCGTCGCTCGTGGTCGTGCCATAGCCGATCATCCCGCCGAGATGATAACGGCCATGTGCGTCCCCGGTACGCCATTGCGCCAGGTCGCCGCCGCCCTGGATCAGCGTGCTGCGGGTGTCCACATCGAAATTGCCGTCCTTGCTGGTGGAGCCGCCTTTCTTGCCGACCACACGCAGCCAGGCGGAACGCCGTTTGGGGTCCTGGCTTTCAATCGTCTGGCCCTCGATGTATTGCGGCTCGCCCAGGCGGTCATGCAGGCTGTGCACGAACATGCCGGCCGCTTGCCGCTGGTTGGACAGATAGGCGCTGACTTCGGGCCGAAACAGCGGCTTGGGGTCTGGCGGCGGCGGGGGCGGAGGAGCAGGCGTGGGCGGCGCGGGCGGCGTGGGAGGACCAGGGGGATCGGGCGGCGCCGGTGGTTCCACGGCCTCGGAACGCAGATACCAGCCTTGCGGGTCGCTGGCGTCGGCTGTTCCGCGAAACAGCTGGTACTCATACGGTCCTTGCACCACGCGGTGGTTGAGTACGAATGCCGACGCAGCAGTCGACGCACCATTCACGGTGCCGACCACCTGGATACCGTTGGCCACGGTGAGGGCGCCGGAGCCACCGGCATTGGTGATACGCAAGCTGGTGAGGCCGCTGGCGGCGCCCCCCTCGATGACCAATCGGTCGGAGGGCGAACCGTCAGCACCCAGGTAGGTGTTCAAGCCGATGGCTGCGCCGTTCTGGCCTGCGTAGTTGCCCACGGTGAGCGTCTTGAAGGCACCCGCTGTCGGCGGACTGAACCAGATGGCGCTGGCGTCGTTGCCGAGGCTGCTGAGGTTGGAGCTGCCCGTCATGTCCCACCGGCTGCCATTCGCAAGATTCAGCGTGGACTGGCTGCCCGCCTCGGTCAGCGCAGAGCCGGTCAGCGTCGAAGCGTCGGCATTGAGAGTCGCCACGCCGGGCGACGAGACGCCGCCGTTGGTGAGCCCCTGCACCTGAAAGGCGACGACCCCGCTGATGGCGGAGCGGTTCAACGCAATCGTCGCATTCGGACCCAGGACCCGGATGGCGGAGCCCGCGTCAGACACGACGGAACTGCTGTTGAGCGTGACGGCCTCGGTGCCGCCCGACGGTTCGGCCAGCGACGGGACCGTTGCCATCGCCGCCGCAACGCCCGGGCTGCCATCTTCGTTGGCCGGAGCGTCGGGCGCGGTTCCGACACTCCCGCTGGCAATCGCATTGGCCGTCGCGCTGTCCGTGACGCCGAACAGGTACAGCCCGGCGGCATTGGCGCCGCGCGCGCGCAGGCTGGCGTTGGTCGCATCCAGGCGCCCGCTGGCGCCGATGACCGCCGCATTCGCGCTGGCGCCGCCCGTGGTGACGCCGACGCCCGCACCCTGGGCATTGGACTTCAGCTCGACCGAGGCGTTGGTGATGTACAAACCATGCGCATTTGCTGCGGCGCCCGTGTCGATCTGCCCGCCCGCGAGGGTCGTTGCGCTTTTCTGCCAGGCATAGAGTCCGATGCCACCGCCCGTGGTTGCAATGTCGAAGTCACTGCCGGTGTATGCGGCGGTGCCGCCTTCGAAGACCGCGCCGTGCGCCCCCGCGCCCGACGTACGCACCGTCAGGCCCGAGATGTCGGCAGAAGCGAGACCGACCAACCGGATGCCGTAGCCGTTCTGGCCGGCGGTGTTGACACTCAGCCGGCGTGCCTGGAGGGTGCCCCCGGTATAGGCGTAGACGCCATAGTTGCTGCTTGCCGTCGTGTTCACCGTCACATCGGTCAGATCGAGGTTCGACCCGGCCGACTGCACGCCGCGTGTCGCCGCGGCGCCGGCGGTGAAGCTGGTGCCGTTGGCGGCAAACGTCGCCCCGTCCTGGATGAAGGCGGCATAGGAGCCACCCGATACGGAGCCGCGCGAAAGATTCACTTGCGTTCCCAGCGACCAGACCCCGACGCCCAATGCGCTGGCAATGGCCGTATCGGTCGCGCTGAAGGCGCCGCCGCTGGCCACGTAGGCAGCGTGCGCGCTGGCCTTGGTGGTGGTCAGCGCGCCGCCGGTCATCGTCAGCGACGAGCCGGCTCCCATGACATAGGCCGCGATGGCGCCCTGCCCTTGCGTGGCAATGCTGCTTTGCTGGGTCACCGCCGTGGCGGCACCACTCAGAAAGATGCCATGCCCGCTGGCGCCTGTCGTGCTGACCGTCGAATGGGTGAGCGTGGCGGCGGCCTTGTCCCACAAGCGGATCCCGTGGCCAGCGCTCGCGCCCGTAGCCACCAGCGTCGAATCGGTCACGGCGGCATTGGAATACACCCCGTAGCCACGAATCGCATTGGCGTCCTGCCCGTCGGCCGACAGGTACATGCGCGCGCCCACGAAAATGGAAGGGCCGGTCTCGCCGGGGATGTAGATGCCGTGCACCGTCTGCCCGTGTCCCATGGCGTAGGTGATTCGCGCTGGGTCGGCGCTGCCCAGGACCGTCAGCGTGCCATTGGCCACGTACAGCGCATCGTTGGGGGCCCCCAAGCGGTAGTCCGACTGGATCACAATGTCGCCGGGTTGGGGGCCGAGGTCTGGGTTCAGCTGGGCCGAGCCGCCGCCTGCGACGGACAATCCCGCGCCTCCGGCGCCGAATGGATACGGGATTTTCGGATAGATGGTCGTGCCGCCCTGTATCACGCCATGGGTGCCGAAGAACTGGAACGCATCGGTGAAGGCGCCCGGCCCGTAGGTGCCCGATGGAGTGACATAGGTTTGGGCCTGAACGCAACCGGCATAGGCCAGACCCGTGGCAACCCGTGCCAGGGTGGCCCGGGGGGTCCACGCACCACGCTGCAGCAAAGACATCTCGCTCCTCCTCTTCGGCCTTGCAAGGTATCTGGCTCGGCACTCCCACCGACAGCACCGAGGCAGCAGCCAGACGGCGGAACGCGACTTTGAACCAGTTTCCGTGGCAGTGTATGCGGTTGGAAAAACTTGCACCCTTGGGCTAAGGGCCAATAGCTCGACGGCAAAAAATGGCTTGCCGGGTCGAATATCTGGAGTTGGCCGCTGGCGTGCGTTCATCGAACGCCCCGGCCGCACGCGTTCAAATTCGACGCGGAACATCGCTCGCGAGACCGCGGCATTGGCGAGGTGCTGGCCAGCCACGGCGATGGCGGCAGCGCGCATCCGCCGGGCGGCCGGCGCGTGCCGGCCTCAAGCCAGCGCCTCAGGCGCCGGTCACATCGGCAATGGCGCGTGCCAGCCGCTCGATGCCTTCGTCGATCTGCGCCAGCGTCAGGCTCGCATAGCCGAGGATCAGGCCCGCGGGCCGCGGTGCCATGGCGCCTGGCGGGCGCACGAACAGCGGCGATACCGGATAGACGCCGATACCCTCGCCGCGCGCCGCAGCCACCAGCCGCGGCTCGTCAGCGGGGCGCAGGAACGGCAGCCACAGCACGACATGCAGGCCCGCGGCGCTGCCCGACACGCGGGCGTCGGCGGGCAGGTGGCGCTCGATGGCGCCAAGCAGCGCGCTGCGCCGGCGCTCGTTCTCGCGGCGCAGGCGGCGCACATGGCGTTCATAGGCGCCGCTGTCGAGCAGCGCGGCCAGCACGCGCTGCTCGAGCACCGGCGCATGGCGCATGGCCAGGCGCTGGGCCTTGGCAAACAGCGGCACCAGGCTGGGCGGCAGCACCATGTAGCCCAGGCGCAGCTGCGGCGACAGCGCCTTGGAGAAGCTGCCCAGATAGATCACCCGGCCCTCGGTGTCGATGGCCTGCAGCGCGTCGATCGGGCGTTGGCCATAGCGGAATTCCCCATCGTAGTCGTCCTCGATGATCCAGCTGCGCTGCTGCTGCGCCCATTGCAGCAGCTGCTGGCGCCGGCCCATGGGCAGTACGCCGCCGAGCGGGAACTGGTGCGAGGGCGTGGCATAGGCCAGCCGCAGCTGCGCATCGGCCGGCAAGGCGCCGGTCTCCAGGCCCAGCGCATCGACGGGCACGGGCACCAGCCGCGCGCCGCTGGCTTCAAGGCCATGGCGTGCCATCGCATAGCCCGGGTCCTCGAACGCAAACGCGTTGCCGGGCTCCAGCAGCAGCCGTGCGCACAGGTCGATGGCCTGTTGCGTGCCCTGCACCACGAGGATCTGCGCCGCCGTGCAGTTCAGGCCGCGCGCGCGGCGCAGGTAGCCCGGCAGCGCCTGGCGCAAGGCGGCCTCGCCCTCGGGCGCGGCGTAGTACAGGTGCGGCTGCTGGCGCAGCAGCTCGGCCTGGTAGGCGCGCTTCCAGGCCAGCGTGGGAAAGTCGCGCGCGGCTACGGCGCCGTAGCGGAAATCAATGCGTGCCGCTGGCGCGGCCGGCGCGGGCGGCAACGCCATCTGCGCGACGCGCCGCCCAAATGCCGACAGGCGCGCGGCATCGAGCGGCCGGGCGCGGGCAGCGCTGCGCGCTGCGGTGACCAGCGGCGCGGCCACGCGCGCTGCGCGGCCCCGCGCGGTGTCGAGAAAACCTTCGGCCGCAAGCTGCTCATAGGCCACGCTCACGGTATTGCGCGCCACCCCGAGGTCGGCCGCGAGCGCGCGCGTCGAAGGCAGCCGCGCGCCGGCGGCGAGCGTGCCATCGGCCAGCTGGGCGCGCAGCAGCGCATAGACACGCCGGCCGCCGCCGTTGGCACCCGGACTGCGGCCCGGCTTGGAATGCAACTGGCCCATAGGAATTCTGCGCAAGTGGAGCTTTGCATTGTGCCGCAGGCCGGTCAAAGTAGCTGCTTTCCGGAGGCCGCATGTATATTCCCCCGCATTTTTCCGAAACCCGCCCCGCGGAACTGGCGCGCCTGATCGCGCAGCACCCGCTGGGCGCGCTGGTCACGCAGCGCCCGCAAGGGCTCGATGCCGAGCACCTGCCCTTTGTGTTCGACGCGCACGCGGGCGCCTGCGGCCGGCTCACGGCGCATGTGGCGCGCGCCAATCCGCTGTGGCAGGAGTGCGCGCCGGGCACGCCGGCGCTGGTGATCTTCCGCGCGGCCGAGGGCTATGTCTCGCCCGGCTGGTATCCCAGCAAGCACGAGGCGCACCGCCAGGTGCCGACCTGGAACTACGAAGTGGTGCACGCCCACGGCCGGCTGACCATCCGCGATGACGAGCGCTTCGTGCGCGCCCTGGTCGGCCGGCTGACCAAGCGCCATGAGGCCGCGCAGCCGCAGCCATGGAAGATGGCGGATTCGGCGCCGGAGTTCATCGACGAGCTGCTGGGCGCGATTGTCGGCATCGAGATCGAAGTCAGCGCGCTGGTCGGCAAGCGCAAGCTGGGCCAGAACAAGGCGCCGCGGGACCGCCTGGGCGCGGCCGAGGCGCTGGCCGCGCAGGGCAATGCGGCGCTGGCGCAGGCGATGCGCGCCGCTGGGCTCAGCTCGACGTCTTCATGATCACCAGGCCGGTGACGATCAGCACCGCGGCCAGGATGCGCATCGGGCTTGCGGCCTCGCCGAGCGCCACGATGCCCGCCACGAAGGCGCCGACGGCGCCAATGCCGGTCCAGATGGTGTAGGCGGTGCCCAGCGGCAGCGTGCGCATGGCCAGTGACAGCAGGCCGAAGCTGATGACCATGGCAATCAGGGTGATGGCCGAGTAGCCGAGCTTGGTGAAGCCTTCCGAGAGCTTCATGGTGAACGCCCAGACGATTTCAAACAGTCCTGCCACCACGAGATAGATCCAAGCCATATGGCCTCCTGAAAAAGCCGGGTCGTCCCGGGCAAGATAAGTGGGCCAGCAATGGCTGAGGTCGTCCTCAACGGATGATTCTAGCGGCCTCCCGCACGGCGTGTTGTCCGACTGCCCGGGCCGTGACAGGGGCGTAGTTTCTACCGTCGGTACCTCCGGTTCCCTGCGTGGGCCGGAAGGCGCCGATTCGGGTCGACAAGAACCTCATCAACACAGGAACGCCGCACATGCCCCAAGCTTTCGAAGCCTCCGATCTGCTCCAGCACCGACACATCACCGACATCAGTTGTTCCTGGGACCAAAGCTTCGTGGCCTGCTGCCTCGGCGCGGTGAACCAGGCCGCCGACAGCGCCACCAGCACGCTATGGATCTACCCCACCAACGGCGAGGCCCCGTGGCCGTTGACCAGCGGCAGCTCGTACGACAACCACCCGCGCTGGTCGCCCGACGGCCGGCAGCTGGGCTTCATTTCCGACCGCGCCAATCCGCCGCAGCTGTTCGTGATCGCGCGCGATGGCGGCGAGGCGCGCCAGCTCGGCACGCTGCCGGGATCGGCCACGGGCTTCGAATGGAGCCCCGATGGCCGCAGCCTGCTGGTCGTGGTCTCGCTGCGCGTCGACCCGGCGCTGCGCGGCGCCCGCCCCGCCCCGGATGCCGGCGAGCCGCCCAAGGACGGACCGCAGGTGGTCTGGAAGCTGCCCTTCAAGAGCGATGGCGTGGGCTACAAGCTCGACCATGAACACCATTTGTTCGTGATCGACGCCGAAAGCGGCCAGGCCACGCAACTCACCGACGGCCCGTTCCATGTGCTCACCGCGCACCATTCGCCCGACGGCCAGCGCATCGTCTATACGCGCTCGCGCGAAGGCGACGCATCGCACCGCAGCGATATCTGGATCATGAACGCCGATGGCAGCCACCCGCAGCAGGTGACGACCGAGCAGGCGCAGGTGCTGTTTCCCGCCTGGTCGCCCGACGGCCGCTGGCTGGTGTTCTCCGGCACGCTGGAGGAAGGCGATGCGCAGGTGCGGCTGTGGCGCGTGGAACTGGCCTCGGGCAAGGTCGAGCCGCTGGGCGATGATTCCCTAGAAATCGGCTCCGAAGCCCCGTGCGTG encodes:
- a CDS encoding autotransporter outer membrane beta-barrel domain-containing protein, which translates into the protein MSLLQRGAWTPRATLARVATGLAYAGCVQAQTYVTPSGTYGPGAFTDAFQFFGTHGVIQGGTTIYPKIPYPFGAGGAGLSVAGGGSAQLNPDLGPQPGDIVIQSDYRLGAPNDALYVANGTLTVLGSADPARITYAMGHGQTVHGIYIPGETGPSIFVGARMYLSADGQDANAIRGYGVYSNAAVTDSTLVATGASAGHGIRLWDKAAATLTHSTVSTTGASGHGIFLSGAATAVTQQSSIATQGQGAIAAYVMGAGSSLTMTGGALTTTKASAHAAYVASGGAFSATDTAIASALGVGVWSLGTQVNLSRGSVSGGSYAAFIQDGATFAANGTSFTAGAAATRGVQSAGSNLDLTDVTVNTTASSNYGVYAYTGGTLQARRLSVNTAGQNGYGIRLVGLASADISGLTVRTSGAGAHGAVFEGGTAAYTGSDFDIATTGGGIGLYAWQKSATTLAGGQIDTGAAANAHGLYITNASVELKSNAQGAGVGVTTGGASANAAVIGASGRLDATNASLRARGANAAGLYLFGVTDSATANAIASGSVGTAPDAPANEDGSPGVAAAMATVPSLAEPSGGTEAVTLNSSSVVSDAGSAIRVLGPNATIALNRSAISGVVAFQVQGLTNGGVSSPGVATLNADASTLTGSALTEAGSQSTLNLANGSRWDMTGSSNLSSLGNDASAIWFSPPTAGAFKTLTVGNYAGQNGAAIGLNTYLGADGSPSDRLVIEGGAASGLTSLRITNAGGSGALTVANGIQVVGTVNGASTAASAFVLNHRVVQGPYEYQLFRGTADASDPQGWYLRSEAVEPPAPPDPPGPPTPPAPPTPAPPPPPPPDPKPLFRPEVSAYLSNQRQAAGMFVHSLHDRLGEPQYIEGQTIESQDPKRRSAWLRVVGKKGGSTSKDGNFDVDTRSTLIQGGGDLAQWRTGDAHGRYHLGGMIGYGTTTSDASAALNPARAQGETKGWSVGLYGTWYQNDEDKLGWYTDVWGLYGWYKNAVRGDTLPEVKYNADSLSLSGEAGYAAKLRNDWVVEPQAQVIYVKYSEDEIAEPNGTKVSGSRGSGWIARLGVRLHRTWVSESGRKTQPYLTLNWWHDKMHNQMAFNAIEVNDLYPRERYEAKLGLNADLSKGWTAWGNVGYQWGDQNFRATSLRVGAKYNW
- a CDS encoding PLP-dependent aminotransferase family protein, translated to MGQLHSKPGRSPGANGGGRRVYALLRAQLADGTLAAGARLPSTRALAADLGVARNTVSVAYEQLAAEGFLDTARGRAARVAAPLVTAARSAARARPLDAARLSAFGRRVAQMALPPAPAAPAARIDFRYGAVAARDFPTLAWKRAYQAELLRQQPHLYYAAPEGEAALRQALPGYLRRARGLNCTAAQILVVQGTQQAIDLCARLLLEPGNAFAFEDPGYAMARHGLEASGARLVPVPVDALGLETGALPADAQLRLAYATPSHQFPLGGVLPMGRRQQLLQWAQQQRSWIIEDDYDGEFRYGQRPIDALQAIDTEGRVIYLGSFSKALSPQLRLGYMVLPPSLVPLFAKAQRLAMRHAPVLEQRVLAALLDSGAYERHVRRLRRENERRRSALLGAIERHLPADARVSGSAAGLHVVLWLPFLRPADEPRLVAAARGEGIGVYPVSPLFVRPPGAMAPRPAGLILGYASLTLAQIDEGIERLARAIADVTGA
- a CDS encoding FMN-binding negative transcriptional regulator; this translates as MYIPPHFSETRPAELARLIAQHPLGALVTQRPQGLDAEHLPFVFDAHAGACGRLTAHVARANPLWQECAPGTPALVIFRAAEGYVSPGWYPSKHEAHRQVPTWNYEVVHAHGRLTIRDDERFVRALVGRLTKRHEAAQPQPWKMADSAPEFIDELLGAIVGIEIEVSALVGKRKLGQNKAPRDRLGAAEALAAQGNAALAQAMRAAGLSSTSS
- a CDS encoding DMT family transporter, giving the protein MAWIYLVVAGLFEIVWAFTMKLSEGFTKLGYSAITLIAMVISFGLLSLAMRTLPLGTAYTIWTGIGAVGAFVAGIVALGEAASPMRILAAVLIVTGLVIMKTSS